In the Salarias fasciatus chromosome 13, fSalaFa1.1, whole genome shotgun sequence genome, one interval contains:
- the rrbp1a gene encoding ribosome-binding protein 1a isoform X5 yields MDIYDPQTLGIMVFGGFMVISALGIALVSTFSMKETSYEEALAKQRRELGKIQNVRSDKKKKDKVAEKKSRGKKKDEKPNGKILEQEKTEEAAEADAKAEVDMVIEPSAATVVAAAAPAPEPVPAFEEKASAASVALETQPKAAAEPSPVAEPSPAPSPKEKKKKKVAKVEPASAQSAPAASAAAPVKSSAVPAESAPTKAATPTSAPTQGKTSQQSTKSAPAAAKSAASTAPKSAPSTAPKSAPSTAPKSAPSTAPKSAPSTAPKSAPSTAPASAKAAPATAKSAPAPAKSTAAPAKSASTSSKAALVLETVTKEVPVMAVTPVGSQQAPAVTTKAQEPKKKASKKKAEPAAAAVVDSPDAPLYLPYKALVSTISSMVFSEREAHRLIEILSEKVGIIQDTWHTATQKGDPVTTLKKQLEEREKQLATEQEDASAVKNRLRELTKELSAEKTKVASVETRLSSQLSKREQEMIALQARMQASYQDHVAQTQRLNAKILSLQDQLEKGPNAQLARLQQENSILRDALNQATSQAESKQNAELAKLRQECTKLTKELGEKSDSLAADEHIRKGLEAKVSATEKQLSVLQASHAETEQALQKRLEEVCEELRTAQSKNSALQETLDKSQQDSSTLSDFQVHIEKLEADIRDHSAKVETLTAQLEESQAEKSQLAQQVDTINALLEASQSKTEEVNNEENAAEMEQLKLSLQERESQLTSLQEELKELQTKKEDAENTVAELRQKSESEDASLVSSLQDELKNLKDEMEQLKNTPSDNSAELELLQNSLAEKDTLVASLQEELKEAKEKTSSENSPAELAAFAAETKETLQKLFPQIPVEEEQSNWLQIFTQRAEEALSQLSQASQSSTATPELLEKLKEAEESHGSVQAECEQYRTVLAETEGMLKHLQKSVEEEELVWKSKMASAEEQLKEALEKVGVLEAENQSVGQLKEQMMLLEAQLEKQTDNQVTSEELEQLKQQLSERQSQLELAQKEAQAHKEELEQVKEQLGEITMRAQQEQNGPAEADPCQAQNDLSQTTEKLHEEAASRQQLSEEFEQAQKTVAELQAQLDLLKVSAESAQSETEDVAQLKERLEKEKKLSKDLGQAATKLQQLLKATQEQLTKERDTVRTLQEHLEGKGEYVELKEGTSV; encoded by the exons ATGGATATCTACGACCCCCAGACTCTCGGCATCATGGTGTTTGGTGGATTCATGGTGATCTCTGCTTTAGGGATTGCTCTGGTCTCCACTTTTTCCATGAAGGAAACTTCCTATGAGGAAGCCCTGGCCAAACAGCGCAGGGAGTTAGGTAAGATACAGAATGTTCGttctgacaaaaagaaaaaggacaaagTTGCGGAGAAGAAGAGCCGTGGGAAGAAGAAAGATGAAAAGCCTAATGGAAAGATCCTAGAGCAGGAAAAGACTGaagaggctgctgaggctgacGCCAAAGCTGAAGTAGACATGGTCATCGAGCCTTCTGCTGCCACAGttgttgctgccgctgctcctgcCCCTGAGCCTGTACCGGCTTTTGAGGAAAAAGCAAGTGCAGCCTCAGTGGCTCTGGAGACACAGCCCAAGGCTGCTGCTGAACCAAGTCCTGTTGCAGAGCCCTCTCCTGCACCCTCTcccaaagagaaaaagaagaagaaggtggcAAAGGTTGAGCCAGCCTCAGCCCAGTCAGCTCCAGCGGCGTCTGCTGCCGCACCGGTCAAGTCCTCTGCAGTCCCCGCCGAGTCTGCTCCAACTAAAGCTGCAACCCCAACTTCTGCACCCACCCAAGGAAAGACTAGTCAGCAAtcaaccaaatctgctcctgcCGCAGCTAAATCTGCCGCTTCCACTGCCCCCAAATCTGCCCCTTCCACTGCCCCTAAATCTGCCCCTTCCACTGCCCCTAAATCTGCCCCTTCCACTGCCCCCAAATCTGCCCCTTCCACTGCCCCAAAATCTGCCCCTTCCACTGCCCCTGCATCAGCTAAGGCTGCCCCCGCCACGGCCAAATCTGCCCCTGCACCAGCAAAGTCGACTGCAGCTCCAGCGAAATCTGCATCGACTTCATCCAAGGCTGCTCTGGTGCTGGAGACCGTGACCAAAGAAGTCCCGGTGATGGCTGTGACCCCAGTGGGTTCTCAGCAGGCCCCGGCTGTTACAACCAAAGCACAGGAGCCCAAGAAGAAGGCTTCCAAGAAAAAAGCAGAACCTG cagcagcagcagtggtggACTCTCCTGACGCGCCGCTGTACCTGCCCTATAAGGCCCTTGTGTCCACCATCAGTAGCATGGTGTTCAGTGAGCGAGAGGCTCACAGGCTCATTGAAATCCTCTCTGAGAAAGTGGGGATCATTCAGGACACCTGGCACACG GCCACTCAGAAAGGAGACCCCGTGACCACGTTGAAGAAGCAgttggaggagagggagaaacagCTGGCAACAGAACAAGAAGATGCTTCTGCAGTGAAGAACCGCCTGAGAGAACTCACCAAG gaACTGTCTGCTGAAAAGACCAAGGTGGCCAGCGTGGAGACGAGGCTGAGCTCTCAGCTCAGTAAGAGGGAACAAGAAATGATCGCCCTCCAAGCTCGTATGCAGGCCAGCTACCAGGACCATGTAGCCCAAACCCAGAGGCTCAATGCAAAG ATCCTGAGTCTACAAGATCAGCTGGAAAAGGGTCCTAATGCCCAGCTGGCTcgcctgcagcaggagaacTCCATCCTTCGAGATGCCCTAAACCAAGCTACTAGCCAAGCTGAGAGCAA ACAAAATGCGGAGTTGGCCAAGCTCAGACAGGAATGCACAAAGTTAACCAAGGAACTTGGAGAGAAGTCAGACAGTCTTGCTGCCGATGAACACATCAGAAAAGGATTGGAGGCCAAGGTCTCTGCCACCGAGAAGCAGCTCTCAGTGTTACAG GCCAGCCATGCAGAGACTGAGCAAGCTTTGCAGAAGAGACTGGAGGAGGTGTGCGAAGAGCTCAGGACAGCACAGAGTAAAAACAGCGCCCTGCAGGAAACTTTGGACAAGTcccagcaggacagcagcacaCTCTCAG aTTTCCAAGTACACATTGAAAAACTTGAGGCTGACATCAGGGACCACTCCGCTAAAGTGGAGACCCTCACCGCCCAGCTGGAGGAGTCACAGGCGGAGAAAAGCCAGCTGGCGCAGCAGGTGGACACCATCAATGCACTGTTGGAGGCCAGTCAGAGCAAAACAGAAGAGGTCAACAATGAG GAAAATGCTGCTGAAATGGAACAACTGAAGCTCAG CCTTCAGGAGAGAGAAAGCCAGCTGACCTCGCTTCAGGAGGAACTGAAGGAACTTCAGACAAAGAAGGAAGATGCT GAGAACACTGTTGCTGAGCTCAGGCAAAAAAGTGAGAG TGAGGATGCCAGCCTCGTCTCATCACTTCAGGATGAACTCAAAAACCTCAAAGACGAGATGGAGCAACTTAAAAACACACCA TCTGATAACTCAGCAGAGCTCGAACTGCTACAAAACAG TCTGGCAGAGAAGGACACACTGGTTGCTTCACTGCAAGAGGAACtgaaagaagcaaaagaaaagacatcCAGTGAA AACTCCCCAGCAGAGTTGGCAGCTTTTGCAGCCGAAACCAAAGAAACCCTCCAGAAACTCTTCCCTCAGATTCCTGTAGAAGAAGAGCAG tctAACTGGCTACAGATATTTACACAGAGGGCTGAAGAGGCTCTCAGCCAGCTGAGCCAAGCATCTCAGTCAAGCACAGCGACGCCC GAACTGCTTGAGAAACtgaaggaggcagaggagagtcaCGGTTCTGTGCAGGCTGAGTGTGAACAGTACAGGACGGTCCTGGCTGAAACT GAAGGAATGCTGAAACATCTACAGAAgagtgtggaggaggaagagctggtgTGGAAGTCTAAGATGGCAAGcgcagaggaacagctgaagGAG GCTTTGGAGAAAGTCGGTGTTCTGGAGGCCGAAAACCAAAGTGTAGGCCAG TTGAAGGAGCAGATGATGCTTTTGGAAGCTCAGCTTGAGAAGCAGACGGACAACCAGGTGAcctcagaggagctggagcag ttgaagcagcagctgtctgagCGTCAGAGCCAGCTGGAGCTGGCCCAGAAGGAGGCCCAGGCACACAAGGAGGAGCTTGAGCAG gtCAAAGAGCAGCTGGGCGAAATCACGATGCGGGCCCAGCAAGAGCAGAATGGCCCAGCTGAGGCTGATCCCTGTCAG GCCCAGAACGACTTGAGCCAGACGACAGAGAAGCTGCACGAGGAGGCGGCGTCGAGGCAACAGCTCTCGGAAGAGTTTGAGCAG GCCCAGAAGACCGTCGCAGAACTTCAGGCTCAACTGGACCTTTTAAAGGTTTCTGCAGAGTCGGCACAGTCTGAAACCGAAGATGTAGCTCAGCTCAAG